In Pseudoalteromonas nigrifaciens, the sequence TATTTCAATATAAGCGCGGGCTAAGTCTAATTTAGCAGAATAACCGCCACTTTCAGCATCAACATCTGTTGGGTTATCGCCGGCCAGTAATGAGTCAAAATCACCTAGCCCTACGTCCATATTCACATCATCGTAAGGTTCGTGCTCTGTATCTGCGTCGTCACTTTGCTCTAATAACGCATCAATATCTACAAACTCATCTTTGCTAGTTTGCTCAATAGTATTGCTGTTAACAGTTGGCTGTGGCACTAAAGCTGATTCATCAGTATCTATTTCATCACTGAGTAAGTTATTAAAATCAACGTCAAACTCACTACTGTCTGCAATATCCAGCTCATCGGCATCGGCTAATTCATTTAGTAATGCATCAAAGTCGGTCTGAGTTAAATCGGCCATAAACTCGTCATCAAGCTCATCATCCGATGCAACTTCACCGTTATGCGGTAACTCTGTTGGCATTAATGCCGCTTCACGGTCTACATTTGTTTGCTCATCAATTAACTTCTCATCTAACTCTTCATTTAATTGCTCAATTTGAATATCGTCTACTTCGTTAAGCAAATCATCACTAACGTCATCATTTAATTGCTGCTCAGACGAATTACTTGCATCAACCTCTGGTGGTGAGGTTATTGGTAATAATTCATCTTCATTTTGTTGTTCACTATCGAGCTCTGAAAAATCGTTTTCAATTAATAGTTCATCGTCAAAGTCATCATCTAAACTATCTAAATTACCACCTGCTAGTAGCGAGTTTGCAAGATCTTGTTCAGCTTGACTCGAGGCTATGTCTTTAGCATCACCATCCAAGTTATCGCCTTGCAGCTCTTGCGGGGTAAACGCTTGTTGTTCATCTGCCGCTAGTATTGCATCGTCATTCAGATCTAGCTCAGGGTATTCGTCTACATCAAGATCTTCATTTGGCGCTGTTACATCAGCCGCTGCTACATCAGGCACTGACTCATCTGCTAATAATTCAGATTCATCGTTTTCAATACCCAGAGGGTCGTCACCTAATTCAGCTTCTGTTACATCATTTAAATCATCAACCGACCACTGAGGGGTTTCTACATACTCTTCATCATCGGATGCTTGTTGTAGCTCATTTAAAAGCTCATCAACACTTTTTAAATTCTCGTCATTATATTCTTCAAGCGCATCTTCAGGATCGAGTAACGTCTGCGACGTATCTGAATAATCCTCTATCATTGAGTCGCCAAAATCGTCTTGATCTTCTACTGTAAGCTCTGGTTCTGACTCAAGTGCTGACCCGGTATTTTCACTTAATGAAGAGGCAACAGATTCAGCGTCTTCACTATTTAACTCTTGCTGAGCTTTTTCTAAATCCTCTACTGATTCAGCAAGTGCTGTATCTATTTGTGTATCATGCTCATCAAGGTCGTCGTCTAAGTTATCAATTAAGCTATCAATATCATCTAAGTCAAAGTCGTCGGTTTCTTCTACTAACTCAGCTGTATTGTTTTGCTCTTCAAGCGGTGTTTCAGGCTGCTCTTCATCGCCCTGAACGCTTGCTTCATCTATTAAGCTGTCGATGTCGTCAATGTTATCTAAGTCAACGTCATCGGTTTCTTCTACTAACTCAGCTGTATTATTTTGCTCTTCAAGCGCTGTTTCAGGCTGCTCTTCATCGCTTTGTTCGTTTGCTTCATCAATTAAGCTGTCGATGTCATCAATGTTATCTAAGTCAACGTCATCGGTTTCTTCTACTAACTCAGCTATATTATTTTGCTCTTCAAGCGGTGTTTCAGGCTGCTCTTCATCGCCATGCTCGCTTGCTTCATCAATTAAGTTGTCGATGTCGTCAATGTTATCTAAGTCAACGTCATCGGTTTCTTCTACTAACTCAGCTGTATTATTTTGCTCTTCAAGCGCTGTTTCAGGCTGCTCTTCATCGGTTTGTTCACTAACCTCGTCGATTGAGTTATCGATGTCGCCAATATCAACATCATCATTTTTTTCTACGAGTTCTGTAACGCTGCTTTGCTCTTCAGGCAGATCATCGCCCTGCTCACTTACTTCATCGATTAAGCTATCGATATCGTCAATATCAACATCATCATTTTTTTCTACGCGTTCTGTAGCACTGCTTTGTTCTTCAGGCAGATCATCGCCCTGAACGTTTGCTTCATCGATTAAGCTGTCGATATCGTCAATATCAAAGTCGTCGTTTTCTTCAACTAGCTCTGTAACGCTGCTTTGCTCTTCAAGCAGATCATCGCCCTGTTCACTTACTTCATCGATTAAGCTGTCGATATCATCTAAGTCAAAATCATCGTTTTCTTCAACTAGCTCTGTAGCGCTGCTTTGCTCTTCAGGCAGATCATCGCTCTGCTCGCTTACTTCATCGATTAAGCTATCGATGTCGTCAATATCAACATCATCGTTTTCTTCAACTAGCTCTGTAGCGCTGCTTTGTTCTTCAAGCAAATCATCGCCCTGAACGTTTGCTTCGTCGATTAAGCTGTCGATATCGTCTAAATCAAAGTCGTCGTTTTCCTCTACCAACTCTTCTGCATTGTTTGGTGTTGATGATTGCTCTGACTCTAATAAATCATCAATATCAAAATCGTCATCTTCACTTGCTAACTCTTCGC encodes:
- a CDS encoding FimV/HubP family polar landmark protein, producing MRGLASLIILASALIVTSVYSQDSTQLKGPKGVDYGAQGRTIGPIKPTDTLWRIAVKVRPDNSVSIYQVMQALYNKNPNSFLEQNLNHMQSGAYLNIPTLAEIKSVSSELARQRSEQDDKLWEKKKNGTLTQSEINTAQTKVTQARKVDVDEAKKELQKELNDIKTDQSNRLVELQQQFKSSVNNVEEILVENNKLKKQLTGISQELKNLREQLGQDSEIQLQLKDLIVKQNEIIAQQKIEDVKQDAEFDLGALLSNPLVLILLMTIPALLIIFAVVMLLRKRANNTEQNNQDDDEFLPQTPVYSSDDSDDVVSAASHEDPIIPDPLDDLSVQLDDGISDDALLDDDVAFDDSLDDSNLLDQDELEGLLSDDIIFDDENGQDDDELDIFMQQGFDEPVDESLEDTIDLDLNTSQSSDDILSADDLDSLFDEDDSLPEIESSDSDKVAPGSGDSHDEISAFSEELASEDDDFDIDDLLESEQSSTPNNAEELVEENDDFDLDDIDSLIDEANVQGDDLLEEQSSATELVEENDDVDIDDIDSLIDEVSEQSDDLPEEQSSATELVEENDDFDLDDIDSLIDEVSEQGDDLLEEQSSVTELVEENDDFDIDDIDSLIDEANVQGDDLPEEQSSATERVEKNDDVDIDDIDSLIDEVSEQGDDLPEEQSSVTELVEKNDDVDIGDIDNSIDEVSEQTDEEQPETALEEQNNTAELVEETDDVDLDNIDDIDNLIDEASEHGDEEQPETPLEEQNNIAELVEETDDVDLDNIDDIDSLIDEANEQSDEEQPETALEEQNNTAELVEETDDVDLDNIDDIDSLIDEASVQGDEEQPETPLEEQNNTAELVEETDDFDLDDIDSLIDNLDDDLDEHDTQIDTALAESVEDLEKAQQELNSEDAESVASSLSENTGSALESEPELTVEDQDDFGDSMIEDYSDTSQTLLDPEDALEEYNDENLKSVDELLNELQQASDDEEYVETPQWSVDDLNDVTEAELGDDPLGIENDESELLADESVPDVAAADVTAPNEDLDVDEYPELDLNDDAILAADEQQAFTPQELQGDNLDGDAKDIASSQAEQDLANSLLAGGNLDSLDDDFDDELLIENDFSELDSEQQNEDELLPITSPPEVDASNSSEQQLNDDVSDDLLNEVDDIQIEQLNEELDEKLIDEQTNVDREAALMPTELPHNGEVASDDELDDEFMADLTQTDFDALLNELADADELDIADSSEFDVDFNNLLSDEIDTDESALVPQPTVNSNTIEQTSKDEFVDIDALLEQSDDADTEHEPYDDVNMDVGLGDFDSLLAGDNPTDVDAESGGYSAKLDLARAYIEIDDFDSALKVIEDVINKGPEEVQQEALSLKAKLK